The proteins below are encoded in one region of Limnochorda pilosa:
- a CDS encoding heavy metal translocating P-type ATPase → MIPDSVREERLQGEWSPTSRPIRASHRVLALWRRYRLFAEPGLTLLLALAAWGIPAEWTGARVALYAAAYLAGGLRSTWQAVDALRQRVIDVDLLMVLAALGAAAIGQQAEGASLLFLFSLSNALQEHAVDRTRRAVESLMRLRPEKASVVDERGTEREVPVEHVLPGQWVVVRPGEQVPVDGEVVEGRSSVDQSTITGESIPVEKGPGDEVFASTLNQMGTLRVRVTRRASETALARIVRLVARAQAQKAQTQRRMERLEQRYAWAVLGVTAVAAGLPLALGVPFHEAFYRAMVLMVVASPCAVVMASPPAFLSAIARGARLGFLFKGGVSVERASDVEIVAFDKTGTLTTGKPRVTDVVPTGPVDRRELLGLAAAVERSSEHPLAEPLVRAARDQGLEPTAQEVEALPGLGVRGRVGDLWVWVGSPRLFERLGAPLQGRPLEELSGLEGQGKTVMAVGRAPDMAASSVDILGLLAVVDEVRPEAAEAVRRLREAGVRQVVMLTGDNRRVAEAIGAQVGVDEVRAELLPEQKQQVIAALKDRGRTAMVGDGVNDAPALASADLGIAMGAAGTDVALESADLVLMGDRLLHLPEALRLSRFTLARVRQNLFIAFGVIGGLVLLTLSAGLPLALGVLGHEGSTVLVALNGLRLLAWRSPA, encoded by the coding sequence ATGATCCCCGATTCGGTCCGGGAGGAACGCCTGCAGGGGGAATGGAGTCCCACGTCCCGCCCGATTCGGGCGAGCCACCGGGTGCTCGCGCTGTGGCGCCGGTACCGCCTCTTCGCCGAGCCGGGGCTCACCCTGCTCCTGGCGCTCGCGGCCTGGGGGATTCCGGCAGAGTGGACCGGAGCCCGCGTCGCCCTCTACGCCGCGGCCTACCTGGCGGGCGGCCTGCGCAGTACCTGGCAGGCCGTGGACGCCCTGCGCCAGCGGGTGATCGACGTGGACCTGCTCATGGTCCTGGCCGCGCTGGGGGCGGCGGCCATCGGCCAGCAGGCCGAGGGGGCGAGCCTTCTCTTCCTTTTCTCCCTCAGCAACGCCCTGCAGGAGCACGCCGTGGATCGGACCCGGCGGGCCGTCGAGTCGCTGATGCGCCTCCGCCCGGAGAAGGCTAGCGTGGTGGACGAGCGCGGCACCGAGCGCGAGGTTCCCGTGGAGCACGTGCTCCCGGGCCAGTGGGTGGTCGTCCGTCCAGGCGAGCAGGTGCCCGTGGACGGTGAGGTGGTGGAGGGGCGTTCCAGCGTGGACCAGTCGACCATCACCGGCGAGTCGATCCCGGTGGAGAAGGGTCCGGGCGACGAGGTCTTCGCCTCCACCCTGAACCAGATGGGCACGCTCCGGGTGCGGGTGACCCGGCGCGCCTCGGAGACGGCCCTGGCCCGCATCGTCCGGCTGGTGGCCCGGGCTCAGGCCCAGAAGGCGCAAACCCAGCGCCGCATGGAACGCCTGGAGCAGCGCTACGCGTGGGCGGTGCTGGGGGTCACCGCCGTCGCCGCGGGCCTCCCCCTCGCGCTGGGCGTCCCCTTCCACGAGGCCTTCTACCGGGCCATGGTGCTGATGGTGGTCGCCTCACCCTGTGCGGTGGTGATGGCCTCGCCGCCGGCCTTCCTCTCCGCCATCGCCCGGGGGGCCCGCCTGGGCTTCCTGTTCAAGGGCGGGGTCTCGGTGGAGCGTGCCAGCGACGTGGAGATCGTGGCCTTCGACAAGACCGGCACCCTCACCACCGGCAAGCCCCGGGTAACGGACGTGGTTCCCACGGGGCCGGTGGATCGCCGGGAGCTCCTAGGTCTCGCCGCGGCGGTGGAGCGGAGCTCCGAGCACCCTCTGGCCGAGCCGCTGGTCCGGGCGGCCCGCGATCAGGGCCTTGAGCCCACGGCCCAGGAGGTCGAGGCCCTGCCCGGCCTGGGGGTCCGGGGTCGGGTGGGGGACCTTTGGGTGTGGGTCGGCTCGCCCAGGCTCTTCGAGCGGCTGGGGGCACCCCTCCAGGGCAGGCCCCTGGAAGAGCTCTCCGGGTTGGAGGGGCAGGGGAAGACGGTGATGGCCGTGGGGCGCGCGCCGGATATGGCCGCGTCGAGCGTGGACATCCTGGGCTTGCTGGCCGTCGTGGACGAGGTGAGGCCCGAGGCGGCCGAGGCGGTCCGGCGCCTGAGAGAGGCCGGCGTCCGGCAGGTGGTCATGCTCACGGGCGACAACCGGCGGGTGGCGGAGGCCATCGGGGCCCAGGTGGGCGTGGATGAGGTGCGGGCCGAGCTCTTGCCCGAGCAGAAGCAGCAGGTGATCGCGGCCCTCAAGGACCGGGGGCGGACGGCCATGGTGGGTGACGGCGTCAACGATGCGCCTGCGCTGGCCTCGGCCGACCTGGGCATCGCCATGGGCGCGGCCGGCACCGACGTGGCCCTGGAGTCGGCGGACCTGGTCCTCATGGGCGACCGGCTCCTCCACCTGCCCGAGGCCCTCCGGCTGAGCCGCTTCACCCTCGCCCGGGTGCGTCAGAACCTCTTCATCGCCTTTGGGGTCATCGGGGGGCTGGTGCTCCTCACCCTCAGCGCCGGCCTGCCGTTGGCCCTGGGCGTGCTGGGACACGAGGGGAGCACGGTGCTGGTGGCGCTGAACGGTCTGCGCCTCCTGGCCTGGCGGAGCCCGGCCTGA